Proteins from one Peromyscus eremicus chromosome 8a, PerEre_H2_v1, whole genome shotgun sequence genomic window:
- the Trarg1 gene encoding trafficking regulator of GLUT4 1 codes for MANPGQPQFQDPGSTSPLELPEMEKLLTKVENKDDKALGLSKSLSGALDLEQNGHSLPFKVISEVHRQPSLPGSPSRASSRRASSVVTTSYAQDQEAPKDYLILAIASCFCPVWPLNLIPLIFSIMSRSSVQQGDMDGARRLGRLARLLSITFIILGIVIIIVAVTVNFTVPK; via the exons ATGGCCAACCCAGGGCAGCCTCAGTTTCAAGACCCAGGCTCCACCTCACCCCTGGAGCTGCCTGAGATGGAGAAGCTTCTCACCAAAGTGGAAAACAAGGATGACAAGGCTCTGGGTCTGTCCAAGTCTCTGTCGGGGGCTCTGGACCTGGAGCAGAATGGCCACAGCCTGCCCTTCAAGGTCATCTCCGAGGTGCACcgccagccctccctccctggcTCCCCTTCCCGGGCCAGCTCTCGGCGAGCGTCCTCTGTTGTCACCACCTCCTATGCCCAGGACCAAGAAGCTCCCAAAGATTACCTGATCCTTGCCATCGCCTCTTGCTTCTGCCCCGTCTGGCCCCTCAACCTCATCCCCCTCATTTTTTCTATCATG tctcGAAGTAGTGTGCAGCAGGGGGACATGGATGGGGCACGGAGGCTGGGCCGCCTGGCACGACTGCTCAGTATCACCTTCATCATCCTGGGCATCGTTATCATCATTGTGGCTGTCACTGTCAACTTCACAG TTCCGAAGTAA